The proteins below are encoded in one region of Flavobacterium nackdongense:
- a CDS encoding T9SS sorting signal type C domain-containing protein, whose protein sequence is MFQTVSFGATITSTGAGGNWNSGSTWVGGAVPSSIDDVVIAGVATVLINADTTISINSLTVNGTLRTGNNTITVGVTNNVVVNIGGTLDLESNKDVFLKVFGDYYNNGSTDFWKAYAIIAGDFISSDTSTLQGNGRIAVGGDFIGLITITGGGTSGEGELWPVNPNATVSIGPGTVGSGVVAGNLPTDPVLGGLINEVIYGGTCTSFSLTTPQDVALCTGATSTSFTVAVSPISSPTFVWQVNAGGGWVDVINGINYSGNNTNTLIVSNVNNSFNNYRYRVKVKQGSCTKNSNTATLNWGSEGGALTPILTTVCSGLNSTTIKLNGQIGNILRWESSTNNFSTVSSITNTSPTLLVSNLSASTVYRAVVQSGSCPSVYSSIATVNVNASTAATPTAISATSVGCDTFNANWNSQTNVLRYYLDVSTVNAFTSFVGVYNNLDIGNVNSYTVTGLSSGVTYYYRVRSNNACGTSSSSNTISVSLNLSSVGGTVTGGTTICSGNTSGLLTLSGQTGTVVKWQSSVSPFSIWTDIANTATTYTSGALTSTTQFRAVVQSGSCAIANSAPTNVTISSSNSWVGTTSSSWFTATNWSCGSIPTAASDITIPSGTTFKPIVNDTSKIALANTITVNSGGSLTVNGGNTLKVTDKVTNNGGTITFEDSASLVQINTVTNAGNISYKRNYTGGEMDYTYWSSPVVSQNLLALSPTTKQDKFLSFNGTDWVQEVPSATTMIVGKGYAIRGVPPPSGPPVGFGTLTFNGVPNNGTKTIPVVGAASSNLIGNPYPSAIDADKFILANSTVIDGTLYFWTHNTPIAIGTPDPGTGVYAYSGNDYATYTLSGGVGTSGNFNDINGNGILDSGEEVVSNRPTGKIAAGQSFFTTSTTAGGTVTFTNAMRLDGSGNPLNNSNFYKTKNPKAKTDATIEKHRVWLNLTNEQGAFKQTLVGYITGATNTWDKLYDGESFDGNDFLDFYSINEDKNLTIQGRALPFDENDEVSLGYRIAVAGTFTINIDETDGKLANQDVYLEDKLTHTTINLKNDKYTFSTLAGTFDDRFVLRYTNKTLGTTDFDATEKTVLVSVKNKQIKVSSFGETIDKVIIFDLLGRKLYQKDSINSSEFLLTDFKASHETLIIKTTLQNGSISTEKIMY, encoded by the coding sequence ATGTTTCAAACAGTATCGTTTGGGGCTACAATTACTAGTACTGGGGCAGGAGGTAATTGGAATTCAGGTTCAACTTGGGTTGGGGGTGCAGTTCCAAGTTCGATTGACGATGTCGTGATTGCAGGTGTTGCTACGGTTTTAATAAATGCCGATACTACTATTTCAATTAATTCATTAACCGTTAATGGTACATTACGTACAGGAAATAACACCATCACTGTAGGAGTTACAAATAATGTTGTCGTAAATATAGGCGGAACTTTAGATTTGGAAAGTAATAAGGATGTTTTTCTTAAGGTTTTTGGGGATTATTATAATAATGGTTCTACAGATTTTTGGAAGGCATACGCAATTATTGCTGGTGATTTTATTAGTTCAGACACGTCTACTCTACAAGGAAACGGAAGGATTGCTGTGGGAGGTGATTTTATTGGTCTAATAACAATTACAGGGGGAGGTACTTCAGGTGAAGGAGAATTATGGCCAGTAAACCCAAATGCAACAGTTAGTATAGGGCCGGGGACTGTAGGTTCTGGCGTAGTTGCTGGAAATTTACCAACAGATCCTGTTTTAGGAGGATTGATTAACGAAGTAATATACGGGGGCACTTGTACGTCATTTTCCTTAACTACTCCACAAGACGTTGCTTTATGTACGGGAGCTACATCAACAAGTTTTACTGTAGCAGTAAGTCCAATTAGTTCGCCAACTTTTGTTTGGCAAGTTAATGCTGGAGGAGGTTGGGTTGATGTAATTAATGGAATAAATTATAGCGGAAACAATACTAATACGTTGATTGTTAGCAATGTAAATAATTCTTTTAATAATTACAGATACAGAGTTAAAGTAAAACAAGGATCTTGCACTAAAAACAGTAATACTGCAACACTGAATTGGGGATCAGAGGGAGGTGCATTAACTCCAATTTTGACAACAGTTTGTTCTGGACTGAATTCTACTACAATAAAATTAAATGGTCAAATTGGAAATATTTTGAGATGGGAATCTTCCACTAATAATTTTTCTACAGTTTCTTCAATTACAAACACAAGCCCTACTTTGTTAGTTTCTAATTTAAGCGCCTCGACAGTTTATAGAGCGGTAGTTCAAAGCGGTAGTTGTCCCTCTGTATATTCGTCGATAGCAACTGTTAATGTTAATGCTAGTACAGCAGCAACTCCTACTGCAATTTCTGCTACGAGTGTTGGGTGCGATACGTTTAATGCGAATTGGAACTCGCAAACTAATGTTTTGAGATACTATTTGGACGTATCAACAGTTAATGCATTTACTAGTTTTGTGGGAGTATACAATAATTTAGATATAGGAAATGTTAACTCTTATACAGTCACAGGTCTAAGTTCAGGGGTAACCTATTACTATAGAGTTAGGTCAAATAATGCTTGTGGAACTTCCTCCTCTTCAAATACGATCAGTGTAAGCTTAAATCTATCCTCAGTTGGTGGAACAGTAACAGGCGGAACGACAATTTGTTCGGGAAATACAAGTGGCTTATTGACCTTGTCAGGACAAACAGGGACTGTAGTTAAATGGCAATCGTCTGTAAGTCCATTTTCTATTTGGACCGATATTGCTAATACTGCAACAACCTATACTTCAGGAGCTTTGACATCGACAACACAATTTAGAGCTGTAGTTCAAAGCGGGAGTTGTGCTATCGCAAATAGCGCACCAACAAATGTAACTATATCTTCATCCAACTCCTGGGTTGGCACAACCAGTTCTAGCTGGTTTACAGCTACAAACTGGTCTTGTGGTAGTATTCCAACAGCTGCTTCTGATATAACGATCCCAAGTGGTACAACATTCAAACCAATTGTAAATGATACTAGTAAAATAGCCTTAGCCAATACTATAACTGTAAATTCAGGCGGTAGTTTGACTGTAAATGGCGGCAACACCCTAAAAGTGACAGACAAAGTAACCAATAATGGTGGAACAATCACCTTCGAAGATTCGGCAAGTTTGGTGCAAATAAATACCGTAACCAATGCAGGAAACATATCCTACAAGCGAAATTACACTGGTGGCGAAATGGATTATACATATTGGTCATCTCCGGTAGTCTCGCAAAATTTATTAGCACTATCTCCTACAACAAAACAAGACAAGTTTTTGTCTTTTAACGGAACAGATTGGGTTCAGGAAGTCCCGTCAGCAACCACGATGATAGTTGGAAAAGGCTATGCCATCAGAGGTGTACCACCGCCATCAGGTCCCCCAGTAGGTTTTGGTACTCTTACATTTAATGGAGTCCCTAATAATGGAACTAAAACTATTCCGGTTGTTGGAGCTGCATCGTCTAATCTTATAGGGAATCCGTATCCATCTGCGATAGATGCAGATAAATTTATATTAGCAAATAGTACTGTTATAGACGGAACACTTTATTTCTGGACACACAACACCCCAATTGCAATTGGGACACCTGATCCAGGAACTGGAGTTTATGCATATTCTGGCAATGATTATGCCACCTATACTTTATCAGGAGGAGTTGGAACCTCTGGGAATTTTAATGATATTAATGGAAATGGAATTTTGGATAGTGGAGAAGAAGTAGTTTCTAATAGACCAACAGGAAAAATTGCGGCAGGCCAAAGTTTTTTCACAACTAGCACTACAGCCGGCGGTACAGTTACGTTCACAAACGCAATGCGATTAGATGGTTCGGGAAATCCATTGAATAATTCTAATTTTTATAAAACTAAAAATCCTAAAGCCAAAACAGACGCCACTATTGAAAAACATCGAGTTTGGCTAAACTTAACCAATGAACAAGGAGCGTTCAAACAGACTTTAGTAGGATACATAACAGGTGCTACCAATACTTGGGACAAATTGTATGATGGCGAAAGTTTCGATGGCAATGATTTTCTGGATTTCTATAGTATAAACGAGGACAAGAATCTAACCATTCAAGGACGCGCTCTACCATTTGATGAAAATGATGAGGTGTCTCTAGGGTATAGAATTGCAGTAGCCGGAACTTTTACAATAAACATTGACGAAACCGACGGAAAACTAGCCAATCAAGACGTATACCTTGAAGATAAATTAACCCATACAACCATTAATTTAAAAAACGATAAGTATACATTCAGTACGCTTGCCGGTACCTTTGACGATCGTTTTGTGCTGCGGTACACCAATAAAACACTCGGAACCACTGATTTTGATGCTACTGAAAAAACTGTTTTGGTTTCAGTCAAAAACAAACAAATTAAAGTCAGTTCCTTTGGTGAAACTATCGATAAAGTAATCATTTTCGACCTGCTCGGACGAAAACTTTATCAAAAAGACAGCATCAACAGTAGCGAGTTTCTCTTAACAGATTTTAAAGCAAGTCACGAAACCTTGATCATTAAAACAACATTACAAAACGGAAGCATTAGTACTGAAAAAATAATGTATTAA